The DNA region TCTTGAACCAAATAAAATAATCTTTGAAATTGCTAGAGATTTGTTTAATAGACAAGAACCAATCAATCAGATAAGTATTGCCCATGAACTAGAAACTCAAGAAAAATTAGAAGATGTAGGAGGTAGAACATATCTAGCAAAAGTTGTTGATGTTGTTCCAACCTCAATACACATAAAACATTATGCTAACTTAGTTCGAAGAACTGCAACAATGAGAACACTAATTAACGCTGCTGAAAATATCTCAGAAATTGGTTTTGATAATGATCCCGATATTGAGAATGCCCTATCCAAAGCAGAGGATATTATTTATAGCATCAGAAATGATCAACCCAGTAGAGATTTTGTTCCATTAAGAGAAACCTTAACTCCATATCTAGAATCATCTTCCTCAGATCTTAATGATGGTGAAAATAGGCCAATTAGTTCAGGATTTAAGTTATTAGATGACCTTTTAGGAGGATTACAAAGATCAGATATGCTGGTCTTAGCTGCAAGGCCTTCTGTAGGAAAGTCAATGTTTGCATTAAATTTAGCTATTAATGCAGCAATGAATGATCAAAAGGTAGCAATTTACTCTTTAGAAATGGGAAGAGAACAAATTGCAACAAGAATGCTAGCTACTCAAGCAAGAGTAAATATGCATTCACTAAGAATGATGAGATTAAGCTCTTCTCAAGAAAATAGATTAGTAGATGCTATTGGTAGATTATCAGATTTGTCTATATTTATAGATGATTCTCCAGTCCAAGGAGTAGCAGAAATGAGAGGTAAGGCTCGTAGATTGCAACTAGAGTACGGTCTTGATTTTATTATCGTTGATTATATGCAACTAATAAGTAACAATAAAGGAAGTAGAGAAACTAACAGAGCCCAAGAAGTTTCAGAAATTTCAAGACAAATCAAGGCAATGGCAAGAGATCTAAAAGTTCCAGTTATTGCAATTTCACAACTTTCTAGGGCAATTGAACATCGTCAATCTCATAGACCTCTACTATCTGATTTGAGAGAGTCAGGATCTATAGAACAAGATGCCGATGTTGTAATGTTTATACATAGAGAAGAGAAATTCACAACTAAGGAAGATTGGATAAAAAATAATCCTGGAGTTCCTTATCCTGAAGGTCAAGCAGAAATAATTGTTGCAAAACATAGAAATGGACCTACTGATACCATCCCTCTTGGTGTTGATGATTCAATTGGTAGATTTGTAACAATAGATTCTGTTAAAAATAATCAATTATCAACTCAAGAGAACTAATTTTGGAAAGCCTAAAAGAGATATTAAATAAAAGAAAACAACAGGGATTTTTTTCTGTAGATTCAATAAATGATCCATACTTAGATGACTGTAAACCCTGCAATCAGGCAAGGTGGATTATTGTAAATAATGAAACAGTTCCATGCAATTTGTGCGATAAATCTTTTGAAGATGATATAGATATCAAGATTAGAATTAAGTATGCTGGTCTAGATCAGTTGATGGAATATAAATTAATTAATTTTAAAGTTGACGGCTCAGTTGGAAAATCTGAACCATCAAAATTAAGAAATTACTTAAATTTAGCTAAAGATTACTCTAAAAACCCTATGGGATGGTTAGTAATTAATGGTCCCACAGGTACTGGTAAAACTCATTTAGCAGCTGGAATTGCTATTAATTGTGTAGAAAATTCATCACCAGTAATTTATAAATCTATACAAGAGATTGTAGATATAATTACAAATACAAATCCCGAAGATGAATCTTTCAAAGATCTTATAAATTTTCCATTTTTAGTGATAGATGATTTTGGTAATCAAAGATATTCAGACTGGATTGAGGAAAAAATAGACCATCTTTTTACTCACAGATATACAAGAAAACTTCCAACAGTAATTGCTTTAAGTTCAAATATTCTAGACTTAGATGATAGATCACAAATGAGATTCACTGACCCTAAACTAGTCCAAAGTATAAATCTTGAATATAAAAAAAATAATATTCTTACTAATGGGATTCCAAAAGTATTTGAAAAAGCTAAACTTACGAAAGAATTAAGAAAACCAATCAAGAATTCTAGTCAATCAGATAAAGTAACGTATGATTCTATTGAAATGGCATTATTTAAGTCTAAAGAATATATAAATAGCAAAGATCCTGGTTGGTTATATATTCATGGGGAAACAGGGTCTGGAAAAAGCTATTTGAGTGCAGCTATTGCAAATTACTTAGAAAAAAAAGGTAAAGAAGTTTTTTTTATAAGCTCTGCTGAGCTAATAGATAAAGTTAGAGAACAATTTGGTAATAATCAAGGAAAAGGGATAGAATTTGAAAAAGCTAAAGTTGTTGATTTTTTATTCTTAGATGATCTATGGGGACATAATAATACAAAATGGTCTGATGAATTAATTTATAATTTATTAGCTTATAGACAAGATAACTTAAAGGCAACTGTCATAAATTCAAGTGTAATTTACGAAAAAATAAAAAAATATGAAATAAAAAAGAATCAACTATCATCTGATAGTATTTTTACTGAAAAAATATGCTCAAGAATTTCAAATAAAAATATTGTAGAGCAGATTTCCTTAATTTCTTCTGACATTAGAAAAAAGAATCTCTCTAAAAAAGTCTAATGGTAAAAATAGTTAGAAATGAAAATGATCTCAAAATCGGTATTGAGATAATAGATGAAAAATCTAAAGAATTATTCAATCATGATTCAAAAATTAAAAAAATTTTTGAAGGTTGTCTTTGGGCAGAAGGACCTGTTTATTTAGAAGATAAGAATTTAATAGTTTGGTCAGATATACCATTCAACAGGATGCTTTATTATGACATCTCAAAAGGAAATACCGGAGTTTATATAAATAATTCAGAATATTCTAATGGAAACAGTATTGATTTAGATGGTAATCATATCACAGCTGAACATGGAGGAAGAGCTATTAGTAAAAGAGATAAGAATGGAAATAGAACAGTAATTGCAGATAATTTTGATGGGAAAAAATTAAACTCACCCAATGACCTAGTATGTAAATCAGATGGTTCTATTTGGTTTACTGATCCTCAGTATGGTATAAAAAGTAACTATGAAGGATATAAAAGTGAATCTGAACTAGGTTTCAATGGTGTATATAAAATTGATAAACAAAATAATGTTATTTTGTTAACTAAAGAAATTGATGGCCCGAATGGTATAGCTTTTTCGCCTGATGAAAAAATCTTGTATGTAACAGACACAGAAACTACCGGAAATATTTTTTCATTTAAGGTTGATAACGAAAATATTTATGAAAAAAAAGTGTTTGCTAAACCAAGACCTGGTAAACCAGATGGAATTAAGATTGATGAACTTGGTAATGTCTTTTCCTCTGCTTGGGATGGAGTTCAAATTTTTTCTCCTTCAGGTGATTTGATTGCAAAAATTCTTCTACCCGAGCAAAGAACTGCGAATTTATGTTTTGGAGGTAAATACTTTAACGAACTTTTTATTACATCTGATAAATCTTTATATACAATAGATATGAATGTCAGAGGAAATAGAAACTAAGGTTTGTGAGGCAAGTTTATGAACATTGAAAAAAAATCTATAAATGCTTTAAGATTTCTTTCTATAGACCAAGTTAATAAAGCATCCTCAGGACATCCTGGAGCTCCTATGGGAGCAGCAAGTATTATATATCTGTTATTTAAGAAGATAATGAACCATAATCCTAATAATCCTTATTTCTTGAATAGAGATAGGTTTATACTATCTATAGGACATGCTTCTGCTCTTCTATACTCTATTCTTCATTTATCAGGTTATAAATTCTCAATAAATGATCTTCAAAATTTTCGCCAATTAAATTCAATTACCCCAGGTCATCCTGAAAGAGACTTAGAATTAGGAATTGAAGTTACTACTGGTCCATTGGGACAAGGATTTGCCAATGGGGTAGGAATGGCTATTTCTGAAAAAATGATGTCAGAAAAATATGATAAACTCATCGATCATCATATTTATGGTATAGTTGGGGATGGTGATCTACAGGAAGGTATTTCTTCAGAATCTGCATCTTTAGCTGGTACATTGGGATTAGGAAAAATAATTTATATTTATGACTCAAACGGAATATCTATTGACGGTAGCAACGAATTAGCATTTACAGAAAACGTTGCAGAAAGATTTAGGTCTTATAACTGGCATGTGATAGAAAATGTTGATGGGAATAGTTTAGATCAACTCGAAGCATCTATTGCTATTTCTAAAGACGAAATAGATAAACCATCTCTCATAATTGCTAATACTATAATAGGCTTTGGTTCTCCAAATAAAGCTGGAACTGAAAATGCTCATGGAGAGCCATTAGGTTCAGAAGAAACAGAACTTACAAAAAATAATTTAGGCTGGAATTATAAAGAATTTGAAGTTCCTAAAGATGTCTACGATCATATGAAAGAAATTTCTTCAAAAGGAGATAATCTAGAAATAAAATGGAATCTAGAACTAAAGAATTATAAAAATACCAATCCAGATAAATATAAAGATCTTTTACAAGTAAAAAATAGTGAATTACCTTTAGATTGGGATAAAGAAATCAATAATCTTATCAAGGAAACAAATGAACCTGAAGCAACTCGCGCCTCTTCAGGCTTAGCTTTAAATGCTATTTCTAATTCATTAGATAATCTAATAGGTGGATCTGCAGATCTAACTGGTTCTACAAATACCCTAATCAAGAACTCGGAAAATTTTTCTAGAAAAGATCCATTAGGAAAGAATATTAAATTTGGAGTCAGAGAACATGGTATGGGCGGAGTAATGAATGGGATTTCTGCATACGGATCACATAGAGTTTTCGGAGGAACTTTTCTAGTCTTTTCAGACTATATGAGAGGATCTGTTAGATTGAGTGCCTTATCTGGATTAAATAGTATTTGGATTTTCACACATGATTCAATTGGCTTAGGAGAAGATGGTCCTACCCATCAACCAATTTCTCAACTAATGAGCTTAAGATCAATACCCAACTTAAATGTTTTTAGACCAGCAGATCGAAGAGAAACAATATTATCTTGGAAATATGCAATTTTAGAAAAAGATAAGCCATCTGCTCTTATTTTTTCAAGACAAGGACTACCAGATATTAGTACATTATCAAATCTAAAAATTGATTCTAATATATTTTCTAAAGGAGCTTATTCTGTTTATAAGAATACTAATGATGAACCTGAAATAATTTTTTTATCTACTGGCTCTGAATTAGCAAATACTATTCAAGCATCAAAAACTTTTGAAAATGATTATTCAATAAGTGTTGTATCAATGCCTTGCTGGGAACTTTTTGACAAACAAGATAAGTCTTATAAAGAAAATTTATTACCTAAAAATACAAAACATATAATTTCTATTGAAGCTGGGATAGGACTTGGTTGGCAAAAATATACTCAAAATAATGATTCAATAATTTCTATAGAAACATTTGGAGCATCTGCACCAGGAAATAAACTAATAGACTACTTTGGATTTTCAACTGATAAAATCATCGAAAGAGTAAAAAAAATAATAAGAAATTAAATAGATATGAAAATTTGTATAAGTGCTGATCATGGTGGTTTTGAATTAAAAAAAATCTTAATAAAACATATTAAATCGTTAGGACTAAACATAGATGATCTTAATGATACAGATTTTGATCCAAAAGACGACTATCCAGATACAACAAAACTAGTAGCAGAATCTATCTCAAATAATAAATATGATAAGGGTATTGTACTTTGTGGATCAGGAGTAGGAGCT from Dehalococcoidia bacterium includes:
- the dnaB gene encoding replicative DNA helicase, producing MVLSDKLFPHDISAEESVIGSLLLDGLAFTKIASFLEPEHFYLEPNKIIFEIARDLFNRQEPINQISIAHELETQEKLEDVGGRTYLAKVVDVVPTSIHIKHYANLVRRTATMRTLINAAENISEIGFDNDPDIENALSKAEDIIYSIRNDQPSRDFVPLRETLTPYLESSSSDLNDGENRPISSGFKLLDDLLGGLQRSDMLVLAARPSVGKSMFALNLAINAAMNDQKVAIYSLEMGREQIATRMLATQARVNMHSLRMMRLSSSQENRLVDAIGRLSDLSIFIDDSPVQGVAEMRGKARRLQLEYGLDFIIVDYMQLISNNKGSRETNRAQEVSEISRQIKAMARDLKVPVIAISQLSRAIEHRQSHRPLLSDLRESGSIEQDADVVMFIHREEKFTTKEDWIKNNPGVPYPEGQAEIIVAKHRNGPTDTIPLGVDDSIGRFVTIDSVKNNQLSTQEN
- a CDS encoding ATP-binding protein, which codes for MESLKEILNKRKQQGFFSVDSINDPYLDDCKPCNQARWIIVNNETVPCNLCDKSFEDDIDIKIRIKYAGLDQLMEYKLINFKVDGSVGKSEPSKLRNYLNLAKDYSKNPMGWLVINGPTGTGKTHLAAGIAINCVENSSPVIYKSIQEIVDIITNTNPEDESFKDLINFPFLVIDDFGNQRYSDWIEEKIDHLFTHRYTRKLPTVIALSSNILDLDDRSQMRFTDPKLVQSINLEYKKNNILTNGIPKVFEKAKLTKELRKPIKNSSQSDKVTYDSIEMALFKSKEYINSKDPGWLYIHGETGSGKSYLSAAIANYLEKKGKEVFFISSAELIDKVREQFGNNQGKGIEFEKAKVVDFLFLDDLWGHNNTKWSDELIYNLLAYRQDNLKATVINSSVIYEKIKKYEIKKNQLSSDSIFTEKICSRISNKNIVEQISLISSDIRKKNLSKKV
- a CDS encoding SMP-30/gluconolactonase/LRE family protein, translated to MVKIVRNENDLKIGIEIIDEKSKELFNHDSKIKKIFEGCLWAEGPVYLEDKNLIVWSDIPFNRMLYYDISKGNTGVYINNSEYSNGNSIDLDGNHITAEHGGRAISKRDKNGNRTVIADNFDGKKLNSPNDLVCKSDGSIWFTDPQYGIKSNYEGYKSESELGFNGVYKIDKQNNVILLTKEIDGPNGIAFSPDEKILYVTDTETTGNIFSFKVDNENIYEKKVFAKPRPGKPDGIKIDELGNVFSSAWDGVQIFSPSGDLIAKILLPEQRTANLCFGGKYFNELFITSDKSLYTIDMNVRGNRN
- the tkt gene encoding transketolase, whose product is MNIEKKSINALRFLSIDQVNKASSGHPGAPMGAASIIYLLFKKIMNHNPNNPYFLNRDRFILSIGHASALLYSILHLSGYKFSINDLQNFRQLNSITPGHPERDLELGIEVTTGPLGQGFANGVGMAISEKMMSEKYDKLIDHHIYGIVGDGDLQEGISSESASLAGTLGLGKIIYIYDSNGISIDGSNELAFTENVAERFRSYNWHVIENVDGNSLDQLEASIAISKDEIDKPSLIIANTIIGFGSPNKAGTENAHGEPLGSEETELTKNNLGWNYKEFEVPKDVYDHMKEISSKGDNLEIKWNLELKNYKNTNPDKYKDLLQVKNSELPLDWDKEINNLIKETNEPEATRASSGLALNAISNSLDNLIGGSADLTGSTNTLIKNSENFSRKDPLGKNIKFGVREHGMGGVMNGISAYGSHRVFGGTFLVFSDYMRGSVRLSALSGLNSIWIFTHDSIGLGEDGPTHQPISQLMSLRSIPNLNVFRPADRRETILSWKYAILEKDKPSALIFSRQGLPDISTLSNLKIDSNIFSKGAYSVYKNTNDEPEIIFLSTGSELANTIQASKTFENDYSISVVSMPCWELFDKQDKSYKENLLPKNTKHIISIEAGIGLGWQKYTQNNDSIISIETFGASAPGNKLIDYFGFSTDKIIERVKKIIRN